Proteins from one Leptonema illini DSM 21528 genomic window:
- the nosD gene encoding nitrous oxide reductase family maturation protein NosD has product MKRIATWMSGTLFLLSLCPLAAQGRELRVCAGCEFTSPGEAIAASRDGDTVLIDGGLHQVGTLAIDRSITLRGINGATLDGESKGHVIDMLADGITIEGLIIENPGVSDMKEFASIHGESVHDCRLRFNVLRNATYGIYLARSERCLIERNVSLGNAKDEVLGGNGIHLWYSSNNSLFGNTVISHRDGIYFEFSENLVVKDNSALSNIRYGLHFMFCHRSHIEGNRFYQNATGTALMYSRHLELVGNAFNDSQGPSMQGLLLKDITDSVVKRNTLTRNTTGVLADNSSRNRVEENLFVQNGRALEVFGNAQKNTFHGNIFFRNTFDVATNTRDNTNDYDGNYWDRYQGFDLDRDGKGDIPHSPVQIFSFWVSKYPELSLLAGSSMLNFLEIMEKAFPVLTPSTLKDKTPLMRRPQRDKDGL; this is encoded by the coding sequence GTGAAAAGGATTGCAACATGGATGTCAGGAACGCTCTTTCTTTTGAGCCTCTGCCCTCTTGCAGCGCAGGGACGCGAGCTTCGCGTTTGCGCTGGTTGTGAGTTTACGTCGCCGGGTGAGGCCATAGCGGCATCGCGTGACGGCGATACGGTTTTGATCGATGGCGGCCTGCATCAAGTCGGTACGCTCGCGATCGATCGTTCGATCACTCTCAGAGGCATCAACGGAGCGACGCTTGATGGCGAGAGCAAGGGGCATGTGATCGACATGCTGGCCGACGGGATTACGATCGAAGGTCTGATCATCGAGAATCCAGGCGTCAGCGATATGAAGGAGTTTGCGTCTATTCACGGTGAATCCGTGCATGATTGCAGATTGCGCTTTAACGTACTTCGCAACGCCACCTACGGCATCTATCTTGCACGAAGCGAGAGGTGTTTGATCGAGCGGAACGTATCGCTTGGTAACGCGAAAGACGAGGTGCTCGGCGGAAACGGCATCCATCTGTGGTACAGCAGCAACAACAGTCTTTTCGGTAATACGGTCATCTCTCATCGTGACGGCATCTATTTTGAGTTCTCAGAGAATCTCGTGGTTAAAGATAATTCCGCTCTCTCAAACATTCGCTACGGTTTACATTTCATGTTCTGTCATCGCTCGCATATCGAAGGGAATCGGTTTTATCAGAATGCGACAGGAACGGCTCTTATGTATTCGCGACACCTTGAGCTTGTGGGTAACGCATTTAACGACAGCCAGGGGCCGAGTATGCAGGGATTGCTTTTGAAAGACATAACCGACAGTGTCGTGAAGAGAAATACGCTCACGCGCAACACGACGGGCGTGCTGGCCGATAACTCTTCGCGCAACAGGGTGGAAGAGAATCTCTTCGTTCAGAATGGACGGGCCCTTGAGGTGTTCGGCAACGCGCAGAAAAATACGTTTCACGGAAATATCTTCTTTCGCAATACGTTCGATGTGGCGACCAATACGCGGGATAACACAAACGACTACGACGGCAACTACTGGGACCGCTATCAGGGGTTTGACCTTGACCGTGACGGTAAAGGAGATATTCCGCATTCGCCCGTGCAGATCTTCAGTTTCTGGGTCAGCAAATACCCGGAGCTGTCTTTGCTTGCCGGATCGTCAATGCTGAATTTCCTTGAAATCATGGAAAAGGCCTTCCCGGTGTTAACGCCCTCGACGCTGAAAGATAAAACCCCTCTCATGCGACGCCCGCAGCGCGACAAGGACGGCTTATAA
- a CDS encoding NAD(P)H-dependent flavin oxidoreductase, with translation MKIQTKITEMLGIDLPIIGAPMFLVSMPDLVVAVSEAGGIGCFPALNYRTVEQLREGLTEIRSRTKKPIGVNLILHKEHNPNWARQFEVCLEFKVELIITSLGSPRTIVSEAKAAGSKVFCDVTTLKHARIVAKSGADALIAVSHGAGGHAGSVSPYVLIPQLVDEIGLPVIASGAISDGRQMAASLSLGAQAVYMGTRLIATPEAKAAEGYKQMILDSTYTDIVYTPEISGIPANWLKQSVERANIGKPGTIAGESHTEEEYKRWRDIWSAGQGVTQIQQITPAADVVRGMAEQYLQIVNALPR, from the coding sequence ATGAAAATTCAAACAAAGATTACAGAAATGCTTGGCATCGATCTGCCGATCATCGGCGCTCCGATGTTCCTTGTGTCGATGCCCGACCTTGTCGTTGCCGTATCAGAGGCCGGCGGTATCGGATGCTTTCCTGCTCTGAACTACCGAACGGTCGAGCAGCTGCGCGAAGGTCTTACCGAGATACGCTCCCGGACAAAAAAACCGATCGGAGTCAACCTCATACTCCATAAAGAACATAATCCTAACTGGGCCCGTCAGTTCGAGGTCTGCCTGGAATTCAAGGTGGAGCTGATTATCACATCGCTCGGATCGCCGCGCACCATCGTAAGCGAAGCGAAGGCAGCCGGATCAAAGGTCTTCTGCGACGTGACGACGCTGAAGCATGCGCGTATCGTCGCCAAATCAGGCGCCGACGCTCTGATTGCCGTCTCGCATGGAGCCGGTGGCCATGCCGGTAGCGTAAGCCCATATGTCCTTATTCCGCAGCTTGTGGACGAGATCGGATTGCCCGTCATCGCCTCGGGTGCGATCAGCGACGGCCGGCAGATGGCTGCCTCTTTATCGCTGGGAGCTCAGGCGGTTTATATGGGAACTCGCCTCATCGCCACGCCCGAGGCAAAGGCAGCCGAGGGATACAAGCAGATGATCCTCGACTCCACTTACACCGACATCGTCTACACTCCCGAGATCAGCGGCATTCCGGCCAACTGGCTGAAGCAGAGCGTGGAACGTGCGAATATAGGCAAGCCCGGCACCATCGCAGGCGAGTCGCACACAGAAGAGGAATACAAGCGCTGGCGAGACATCTGGTCGGCAGGCCAGGGGGTCACACAGATTCAGCAAATCACGCCGGCCGCCGACGTTGTGCGCGGCATGGCCGAGCAGTATCTGCAGATTGTAAACGCTCTGCCTCGATAA
- a CDS encoding PAS domain S-box protein: protein MDYLYFVNGLGAALLSLFASMQRGMRRFDTQTAAIPWEGLIIAGFLQTLSHWMRLLEYSDPDLEPFAYLIAVLSLLSLFEFARQFLNASLWSYSAPALALIVVALPFSGRERLLLLESSIAAGTLPLFVAAGITLWRQKVRRSLQSSLSLLMLYILIRHLVCPVYQILQPTPNAVFSCDIAAAGILFSLNFILWLHYGRLFRESSPLIRPRFKWSGAALLFVILAAGFTLTEWAGQREEDRQRRESFHTLRLSAAILNDSADMPESLLRLRSILPEFARVQILRFDGATPIPEASLSYPGAELLQRIPPSATPFVMSLDSANEQWIVIGQPIPGDAKNRLLLEMIPSRQWNETVHTTRLITIAGIFFVCLLYIGFLVVGRRSAEALAALRERDKLHRAMFDRNQAIKLLVEPSTGRIVDANPAACSFYGYTRSQMQSMRIQQINTLSDEQIREEMQNALSEKRTYFIFPHRLSTGEVRTVEVHSGPVEMEGRKILYSIIHDRTEQERRGQLLADRDRLLQKLSERVPGMIYQYLLRPDGTACFPFASEAMMAIYGLSSADVRDDASAVFDRLHPADYDTVTSTINMSARFLTPWRLEFRVILPDRGTQWRRGDAVPERLPDGSTLWHGYISDITEWHDTQERLRESLNWKETIFHHNGAAILVLDHNRIIIEANEEFARIFGYTSDAVAGKSSRMIFPDSDSFTEFARIAYAKINAEGEVQLDWQFRNKNGKLLWCTVAGRFLDPLDPQRGYVWVATDITERKEMEEELLRARTAAEEANRAKSRFLAHMSHEIRTPMNSILGFASLLLGTDLDDDQKRYTAIIEQSGEALLSLINDILDLSRIEAGKLELSDSPFDLPSLIKETTGLLTLKAGEKGVRVMVDIDSHVPAIASGDALRLRQVLLNLLSNAVKFTEKGTIEVRVRLIRETETESIVRFEVEDTGIGIPEEALSRLFQPFTQADSSTTRRFGGTGLGLAISRELVHRMHGTIGASSKVGEGSTFWFELPMKHSEQLHAGDSSSETLTGASERISSTAAEDLVECGPLHILLAEDSPENQLLAILLLKKKGCTVDTAANGAEAIEKLRTEKFDLVLMDIQMPQMDGFEATARIRSGEVPVADIPIIAMTAQAMSGDRERCLATGMNDYVAKPLRAAELYTVVHRTISGRKK from the coding sequence TTGGATTATCTATATTTTGTGAACGGCCTGGGGGCCGCTCTACTGTCGCTATTCGCCTCGATGCAGCGAGGCATGCGGCGTTTTGACACGCAGACGGCGGCCATCCCCTGGGAAGGGCTGATTATCGCCGGCTTCTTGCAGACGCTGTCGCACTGGATGCGCCTGCTTGAATACTCCGATCCCGATCTTGAGCCCTTTGCCTACCTTATCGCCGTCCTTTCGCTGCTGTCGCTCTTTGAATTCGCCCGCCAGTTTCTGAACGCCTCGCTCTGGAGTTACTCCGCTCCGGCGCTTGCGCTGATTGTCGTCGCCCTGCCTTTTTCCGGTCGGGAACGCCTTTTACTTCTTGAAAGCAGCATTGCCGCAGGCACGCTACCGCTCTTTGTTGCAGCGGGCATCACCCTCTGGCGACAGAAGGTGCGCCGCTCTTTGCAATCAAGCCTGTCTCTTCTAATGCTCTATATTCTGATCCGGCATCTCGTCTGTCCCGTTTATCAGATATTGCAGCCGACGCCGAACGCCGTCTTCTCCTGTGATATCGCCGCCGCCGGAATACTGTTCAGTCTGAATTTCATCCTGTGGCTTCATTATGGACGGCTGTTTCGCGAATCGAGTCCGCTTATCCGTCCGCGCTTTAAATGGTCGGGCGCCGCCTTGCTTTTCGTCATTCTCGCGGCAGGATTTACGTTAACCGAATGGGCCGGACAGAGAGAAGAGGATCGCCAGCGACGCGAATCCTTTCACACGCTGCGCCTGAGCGCCGCCATCCTGAACGATTCCGCAGATATGCCCGAGAGCCTGCTGCGTCTTCGAAGCATCTTACCCGAATTCGCCCGCGTTCAGATTCTGCGCTTCGACGGCGCGACGCCCATTCCAGAGGCTTCTCTCAGTTATCCAGGAGCGGAGCTTCTCCAGAGAATCCCGCCTTCGGCGACGCCGTTTGTCATGTCCCTGGACTCGGCTAACGAACAATGGATCGTCATCGGACAACCCATTCCCGGAGATGCGAAAAATCGGCTTTTACTTGAGATGATTCCGAGCAGGCAATGGAACGAAACCGTTCATACGACCCGACTCATTACGATCGCCGGTATTTTTTTCGTCTGTCTGCTTTACATCGGCTTTCTTGTCGTCGGCCGGCGCAGCGCCGAGGCGCTTGCAGCGCTACGAGAACGCGATAAATTGCATCGCGCCATGTTCGATCGCAATCAGGCGATCAAGCTTCTCGTCGAACCCTCTACGGGCCGCATCGTCGATGCGAATCCGGCCGCCTGTTCGTTCTATGGTTATACTCGATCGCAGATGCAATCGATGCGAATCCAGCAGATAAACACGCTCTCGGACGAACAGATTCGCGAAGAGATGCAAAACGCCCTCAGCGAGAAGCGCACTTATTTTATTTTTCCGCACAGACTGTCGACGGGCGAAGTCCGCACGGTCGAAGTTCATTCCGGTCCCGTTGAGATGGAAGGCCGAAAGATCCTCTATTCGATTATCCATGACAGAACCGAGCAGGAGCGACGGGGACAGCTTCTTGCCGATCGCGACCGACTTTTACAGAAGCTCTCAGAACGCGTGCCGGGCATGATCTATCAATATCTGCTCAGGCCCGACGGAACGGCATGCTTCCCATTTGCCAGCGAAGCCATGATGGCCATCTACGGATTGAGCTCTGCAGACGTTCGCGATGATGCCTCTGCCGTTTTTGACCGCCTGCATCCGGCCGATTACGATACCGTAACGTCGACCATTAACATGTCGGCGCGCTTCCTGACACCCTGGCGGCTGGAATTCCGTGTGATCCTTCCGGATCGCGGCACACAATGGCGACGCGGAGACGCCGTTCCCGAACGGCTTCCCGACGGCAGCACGCTCTGGCACGGCTACATCAGCGATATCACCGAGTGGCATGATACGCAGGAGCGACTGCGCGAATCTCTGAACTGGAAAGAGACGATCTTTCATCACAACGGAGCGGCTATTCTCGTTCTCGATCATAATCGGATCATCATCGAGGCGAATGAGGAGTTCGCTCGCATCTTCGGTTATACGTCCGATGCCGTCGCCGGGAAATCCTCCCGGATGATCTTTCCCGACTCCGATAGCTTCACCGAATTTGCACGCATTGCCTACGCGAAGATCAATGCCGAAGGCGAGGTGCAGCTGGACTGGCAGTTCCGCAATAAGAACGGCAAACTGCTCTGGTGTACTGTTGCCGGGCGTTTCCTTGATCCGCTGGATCCGCAGCGCGGTTATGTCTGGGTGGCCACCGACATCACCGAACGTAAAGAGATGGAGGAAGAGCTGCTGCGTGCCCGTACGGCGGCCGAAGAGGCAAACAGAGCGAAAAGTCGCTTCCTTGCTCACATGAGTCACGAAATCCGCACGCCGATGAACTCCATCCTCGGCTTCGCCTCTCTGCTGCTTGGAACCGATCTCGATGACGATCAGAAGCGTTATACAGCCATCATCGAGCAGAGCGGAGAGGCGCTTCTGTCGCTCATCAACGACATCCTCGATCTGTCGCGCATCGAAGCCGGCAAGCTTGAATTGAGCGACTCCCCCTTTGATCTGCCCTCTCTGATCAAAGAAACGACCGGTCTTCTGACCTTGAAGGCCGGCGAAAAAGGGGTGCGAGTCATGGTTGATATAGACTCGCATGTTCCCGCTATCGCGTCCGGTGATGCGCTGCGGCTGCGCCAGGTGCTTTTGAACCTTTTAAGCAATGCCGTCAAGTTCACCGAAAAAGGTACGATCGAAGTGCGCGTTCGCTTGATTCGCGAAACCGAAACGGAATCCATCGTTCGCTTCGAGGTCGAAGATACGGGTATCGGAATACCCGAAGAAGCGTTGAGCAGGCTCTTTCAGCCCTTCACACAGGCAGATAGCTCGACCACGCGCCGTTTCGGAGGAACAGGCCTGGGCCTTGCCATCTCTCGCGAACTCGTGCATCGTATGCACGGTACGATCGGAGCATCCAGCAAAGTCGGTGAAGGCTCGACGTTCTGGTTCGAACTGCCGATGAAGCACTCTGAACAACTTCATGCAGGGGATTCGTCGAGCGAAACTCTAACGGGGGCCTCTGAACGAATTTCAAGCACCGCGGCGGAAGATCTCGTTGAATGCGGGCCGCTTCACATTTTACTCGCCGAGGACTCGCCCGAAAATCAGCTACTGGCCATTCTTCTCTTGAAGAAGAAAGGATGCACCGTCGACACTGCCGCGAACGGAGCGGAGGCCATCGAAAAGCTACGCACGGAAAAATTCGATCTCGTGCTTATGGACATACAGATGCCGCAGATGGACGGCTTTGAGGCAACGGCCCGTATTCGTTCGGGCGAGGTGCCTGTGGCCGATATTCCCATCATCGCCATGACGGCGCAGGCCATGTCGGGCGACAGAGAGCGATGCCTGGCGACGGGCATGAACGATTACGTGGCAAAGCCGCTGCGAGCGGCCGAGCTCTACACCGTCGTTCATCGCACCATCTCAGGCCGAAAGAAATAG
- a CDS encoding nitrous oxide reductase accessory protein NosL — translation MILNAARSAAIGFLLLFAVSCAPDGPIVVNPGQERCAHCRMDVADMRFNAQLITEKGKRYHFDSIECMEAWIIENADQKVAHAYVKNVAQPDQFIEREKALYVKSERLASPMGAYLAAYGTEEQVAKAIAEYGGRELRPDELKAVADDWKRSMHDHGNH, via the coding sequence ATGATTCTCAATGCTGCCCGATCGGCTGCTATCGGATTCTTACTGCTATTCGCCGTTTCCTGTGCTCCGGACGGGCCGATCGTCGTCAATCCGGGGCAGGAGCGATGCGCGCACTGTCGCATGGATGTGGCCGATATGCGTTTTAACGCGCAGCTGATCACTGAAAAAGGAAAGCGATATCACTTTGATAGCATCGAATGCATGGAAGCCTGGATCATCGAAAACGCCGACCAGAAGGTCGCCCATGCCTATGTGAAGAACGTCGCTCAGCCCGATCAGTTCATCGAACGCGAGAAGGCGCTCTATGTTAAGTCCGAGCGTCTTGCCTCACCGATGGGAGCCTATCTTGCCGCGTACGGAACAGAGGAGCAGGTTGCAAAGGCGATTGCCGAATACGGCGGCCGCGAGTTACGGCCTGATGAACTGAAGGCTGTCGCCGATGATTGGAAGCGCAGCATGCACGATCACGGCAATCATTGA
- the nosZ gene encoding Sec-dependent nitrous-oxide reductase: MLASDAAQRVYVAPGDKDEVYLFTSGGFNGQVGVQGIPSGRLIKVIPVFSVWTENGYGFDEETKMMLNTSHGFLPWDDSHHLQASQTKGEQDGRWLFINGNNTPRIARIGLETFETEEIIEIPNSAGNHASPFLTENTEYAMAATRFSIPIPQRDIPVESYGKGEFNGTITMVAIDKKTGALSVKAQVLVPGYNYDLSHCGKGPSTDWCFFTTYNTEQAHKMLEIEASKNDKDFILAFNWKKAEACVDQGKARTVPGPHVINRRGHNSKPATSEKVATVKMLNPTDCPGIMFYMPTPKSPHGVDVDPTGEYIVGGGKLATVIPVHSYSKMIKAIEDKSNFTDERMGIPVLKYESTLAGEVQKPCLGPLHTEFDGKGYAYTSCFVTSEVVKWKLGSWEVVQNMPAWYSIGHLSIVGGDSAKPYGKYLVSLNKITKDRYLPTGPELVQSAQLWDISGSKAELLLDFPTLGEPHYAQMIPAALIKDKTKQIFELEKNEHPYAAKSEKEAKVVRQGNVVHVYMTSIRSHFKPDIVDLRVGDVAYFHVTNLEQDFDIPHGFAIYGAPLPNILIMPGQTLTVKYEPKQPGVYPFYCTDFCSALHQEMQQYIRVSR, from the coding sequence ATGCTGGCCAGCGATGCGGCACAGCGTGTGTATGTCGCTCCGGGAGATAAAGACGAGGTTTACCTCTTTACCTCCGGCGGCTTTAACGGACAGGTCGGCGTTCAGGGCATTCCCTCGGGCCGTCTGATCAAGGTCATTCCGGTGTTCTCCGTATGGACTGAGAACGGCTACGGTTTTGACGAAGAAACGAAGATGATGCTGAATACGTCGCACGGGTTTCTTCCGTGGGATGACAGCCACCACCTTCAGGCGTCACAGACCAAAGGCGAACAGGACGGCCGCTGGCTCTTTATCAACGGTAATAACACCCCTCGTATCGCCCGAATCGGCCTCGAAACGTTCGAAACCGAAGAGATCATCGAGATCCCGAACAGCGCCGGTAACCACGCCTCTCCTTTCTTAACCGAGAACACGGAGTATGCGATGGCCGCCACGCGTTTCTCTATTCCGATTCCGCAGCGCGACATTCCCGTAGAAAGCTACGGTAAAGGCGAATTCAACGGAACAATCACGATGGTTGCCATCGACAAGAAGACCGGTGCGCTGAGCGTTAAGGCTCAGGTTCTTGTGCCGGGTTATAACTACGACCTCTCGCATTGTGGTAAAGGCCCGTCGACCGATTGGTGCTTCTTCACCACGTATAACACCGAGCAGGCCCACAAGATGCTCGAAATCGAAGCATCGAAGAACGACAAAGACTTCATCCTCGCTTTCAACTGGAAGAAGGCCGAGGCCTGCGTCGATCAGGGCAAGGCGCGCACCGTTCCGGGACCACACGTAATCAACCGTCGCGGTCATAACAGCAAACCGGCAACGTCCGAAAAGGTCGCCACCGTGAAGATGCTGAATCCGACCGACTGTCCGGGCATCATGTTCTACATGCCGACTCCGAAAAGTCCGCATGGCGTCGACGTCGACCCGACCGGTGAATACATCGTCGGTGGCGGTAAGCTTGCGACAGTAATTCCGGTTCACTCCTACTCTAAGATGATCAAGGCCATCGAAGATAAGTCGAACTTCACCGATGAGCGTATGGGAATTCCCGTTCTGAAGTATGAATCGACTCTGGCCGGCGAAGTGCAGAAGCCCTGCCTCGGTCCTCTGCATACGGAGTTTGACGGTAAAGGCTACGCCTATACCTCCTGCTTCGTAACGTCCGAAGTCGTGAAATGGAAGCTCGGAAGCTGGGAAGTCGTTCAGAATATGCCCGCATGGTATTCGATCGGTCACCTGAGCATCGTCGGCGGCGATTCGGCTAAACCTTACGGCAAGTATCTGGTTTCGCTGAACAAGATCACGAAGGACCGCTATCTGCCTACCGGCCCCGAGCTCGTGCAGTCCGCACAGCTGTGGGACATCTCGGGCAGCAAAGCAGAGCTTCTGCTGGACTTCCCGACGCTGGGTGAGCCTCACTATGCGCAGATGATTCCTGCCGCTCTTATCAAAGATAAGACGAAGCAGATTTTCGAGCTTGAAAAGAACGAGCATCCTTACGCTGCAAAATCCGAAAAAGAAGCGAAGGTTGTGCGTCAGGGTAACGTCGTTCATGTCTACATGACGTCGATCCGCTCGCACTTCAAGCCCGATATCGTCGACCTGCGCGTCGGTGACGTCGCCTACTTCCACGTAACGAACCTGGAGCAGGACTTCGATATTCCTCACGGTTTCGCCATCTATGGCGCACCGCTTCCGAACATTCTGATCATGCCGGGTCAGACGCTGACGGTGAAATATGAGCCGAAGCAGCCTGGCGTATATCCATTCTATTGCACGGACTTCTGTTCTGCGCTCCATCAGGAGATGCAGCAGTACATCCGCGTCTCTCGCTGA
- a CDS encoding MFS transporter, protein MFSAPWPEIRPLVAASLVYFFFFLGHGSYFTTLSPHMLYRFGDDARYVFFTGQLLYPFGYFFAGWFSDKTRRIRSALIAFLLLQTPFQYHLFSPDLPLMGCIVSAAVTRFFFAANTQLLTIAALESLSFRGFSVSRSAGTFGFFCIQIGMLLLEMFALSDAAPEIQGGRGGQWGSVFMLVTALFAYLVPERRRSHTEYFFRDAFSALKKEGFLPFFIVSFVFYFSYQVVDYYLGGYLRQAGGMSYVYGGWGLAVLVEIPLMILADRIAGRRGVRFLFLLAVMSGAIRFLILGLDAVIGLPGLILFQQLLHGIHFTGYYMGTVYLLRRNFPEHLYGTGMGIYMVVSVSAGATIGNLLTGLLLKSDHGFAGIFFVSLLLHLAVFFSFLFLSLPARSMKKEDSAHV, encoded by the coding sequence TTGTTTTCTGCGCCATGGCCTGAGATTCGTCCGCTTGTCGCCGCCTCGCTCGTTTATTTCTTCTTCTTCCTGGGGCATGGCTCTTATTTCACGACGCTCAGCCCGCATATGCTGTATCGCTTCGGCGATGATGCGCGTTATGTTTTCTTTACCGGGCAGCTGTTGTATCCTTTCGGATACTTCTTCGCCGGATGGTTCTCTGATAAAACGCGACGCATTCGTTCGGCGCTCATCGCCTTCTTACTGCTTCAGACGCCCTTCCAGTATCATCTTTTTTCGCCCGATTTACCTCTTATGGGATGCATCGTTTCGGCGGCGGTGACGCGGTTCTTCTTCGCGGCGAATACGCAGCTGCTGACGATAGCCGCACTGGAAAGTCTGAGCTTTCGCGGTTTCAGCGTCAGTCGTTCGGCGGGCACGTTTGGATTTTTCTGTATTCAGATCGGCATGCTTTTACTCGAGATGTTTGCGCTGAGCGATGCGGCGCCCGAGATACAGGGCGGGCGTGGAGGGCAGTGGGGCTCGGTATTCATGCTTGTTACGGCCCTGTTCGCGTATCTTGTTCCGGAGCGCCGCCGTTCGCATACGGAGTATTTCTTTCGCGATGCCTTTTCGGCTCTGAAGAAAGAAGGATTCTTACCGTTTTTTATCGTATCGTTCGTGTTCTACTTCTCATATCAGGTTGTGGACTATTATCTCGGCGGTTACTTACGTCAGGCCGGCGGCATGTCTTACGTCTATGGCGGATGGGGACTGGCCGTTCTTGTCGAGATTCCGCTGATGATCCTTGCCGATCGAATCGCCGGTCGACGCGGCGTTCGTTTTCTCTTCTTGCTTGCCGTGATGAGCGGCGCGATCAGGTTTCTTATTCTTGGCCTGGATGCGGTGATCGGACTTCCCGGCCTCATATTATTTCAGCAACTTTTGCATGGCATACATTTCACAGGATACTATATGGGCACGGTCTATCTGCTGCGGCGTAACTTTCCCGAGCATCTTTATGGCACGGGCATGGGCATCTACATGGTTGTCAGCGTCTCGGCCGGGGCGACGATCGGCAATCTGCTGACCGGCCTGCTGTTAAAAAGCGACCACGGATTTGCCGGTATCTTCTTCGTTTCTCTTCTGCTGCATCTGGCCGTGTTTTTTTCTTTTCTTTTTTTATCGCTTCCCGCTCGCAGCATGAAAAAAGAGGATTCGGCTCATGTCTGA
- a CDS encoding ABC transporter permease subunit — MVFANMLESARRRSAFSNIVLFEFADALRSRWLIVYALLIFSFSFFLLSLSSGGGDVAASLLNFVLLLVPLFLLVYGTVAFHGSLSFQRVILALGVSRTTLYAGQFVGRLLGLLPGFAVGLLLAFILASSIEAIGSLFLILTYGLLLNAVFLALSFLLSQLSERLELLIAAAMGIWFVLYVLYDSLLMLMVIFFGDFPLQNVLLSMTLVNPIDTMRSIVLMQGNLQSLMTHSSAVYAKVLSGYTGVIVGTIVLFLQAGVAAFIGLHLYRKRDL, encoded by the coding sequence GTGGTATTCGCGAATATGCTTGAGTCTGCAAGGCGCAGATCCGCCTTTTCTAACATCGTTCTTTTTGAGTTCGCCGACGCTCTGCGCAGTCGGTGGTTGATCGTCTATGCGCTTCTGATCTTCAGCTTCTCGTTCTTTCTTCTTTCGCTCTCGTCGGGAGGCGGAGACGTCGCCGCCTCGCTTCTGAATTTCGTGCTGCTGCTCGTGCCGCTCTTTCTGCTCGTTTATGGCACGGTGGCCTTTCATGGCTCGCTTTCGTTTCAGCGGGTGATCCTGGCTCTCGGCGTTTCGCGCACGACTCTGTATGCCGGGCAGTTTGTCGGTCGGCTGCTGGGGCTTCTTCCTGGTTTTGCCGTCGGATTGTTGCTGGCGTTCATTCTCGCCAGTTCCATCGAGGCCATCGGCTCGCTTTTCCTGATTCTGACCTATGGCCTGCTTTTGAACGCCGTCTTCCTGGCGTTATCCTTTCTGCTCTCGCAGCTTTCAGAGCGTCTTGAGCTCTTGATCGCCGCCGCAATGGGAATCTGGTTTGTGTTGTATGTGCTCTATGATTCGCTTCTGATGTTGATGGTGATCTTTTTCGGCGATTTTCCGTTGCAGAATGTTCTTCTTTCTATGACGCTTGTAAACCCCATTGATACAATGCGATCGATCGTGCTGATGCAGGGAAATCTGCAATCGCTGATGACGCATTCATCGGCCGTCTATGCAAAGGTGCTTTCTGGTTACACGGGAGTTATCGTCGGCACGATCGTGCTCTTTTTACAGGCCGGTGTGGCCGCCTTCATCGGTCTGCACCTGTATAGAAAAAGGGATCTGTGA
- a CDS encoding ABC transporter ATP-binding protein: protein MESFLSLKNISKTYRKKARPALHDVSIDMQKGQVVALLGPNGSGKTTLIKILMGLVRPDEGSVLLVDGRPVPFDIPARIPTGYMPQNPAFPDNLRVSEIVEYLMGFSKSDPVYFDDLMKRMDLHAFYDRRFRELSGGMKQKLSVFQAFLYERRILILDEPSAGLDPFHATSLKRLIRERRDAGSLVLITSHVLSEIEELADMMILLIDGTVHVQQSPAEFVNARNARNLEEALSGIREYA from the coding sequence ATGGAATCATTTCTATCGCTGAAGAATATCAGCAAAACCTACAGAAAAAAGGCCCGCCCCGCTTTGCATGACGTTTCTATTGACATGCAAAAGGGACAGGTCGTCGCTCTGCTCGGGCCGAACGGTTCAGGAAAGACGACGTTGATCAAGATACTCATGGGACTCGTAAGACCCGACGAAGGATCGGTGCTTCTGGTCGACGGTCGTCCGGTTCCGTTTGATATTCCGGCGCGCATTCCGACCGGATACATGCCGCAGAATCCCGCATTCCCCGATAATCTGCGCGTATCAGAGATCGTAGAGTATCTTATGGGATTCTCGAAATCCGATCCCGTCTATTTCGACGATCTTATGAAGCGCATGGATCTTCATGCCTTCTATGACCGGCGTTTCAGAGAGTTAAGCGGTGGCATGAAGCAGAAGCTCAGCGTCTTTCAGGCCTTTCTGTATGAACGTAGAATCCTGATTCTCGACGAGCCTTCTGCCGGACTGGATCCGTTTCATGCAACGTCGCTTAAACGTCTCATTCGTGAGCGAAGGGACGCCGGTTCGCTCGTTCTTATCACCTCGCATGTGCTCTCTGAGATCGAAGAACTGGCCGATATGATGATTCTATTAATAGACGGCACCGTACATGTTCAGCAGAGTCCGGCTGAGTTCGTAAACGCTCGCAACGCGAGAAATCTTGAGGAGGCTCTCAGTGGTATTCGCGAATATGCTTGA